From the Lactuca sativa cultivar Salinas chromosome 9, Lsat_Salinas_v11, whole genome shotgun sequence genome, the window CTCAATACCAATATCTAGCAAAGGAGATTGAATGGCATTCAATGCAGCATCTCGAGCCCTAGTCTTCCCTGTTTTTATTTTAGAAATAAAGAAGAATGGACCATAAGGTCAAAATCGTAAAAATACTACAACCGAGTAGATTTTGATTTTCGTTTCATACTAACCGGTTGCAGTTCCTATCCCCATTAATGAGGAGCCTGCGTTTGCCATGATAGCTCTTACATCAGCAAAATCAACATTTACCAGTCCTGGAATCTGCAAATTTCAAACCATCAAATCAATCAATGACTGGAGTTGAAATTACTTAAATACCCATATGTCATGAAatctcattttatttatttattttaatttttaataccGTGATTATGTCTGAGATACCACGAACACCTTGTCTAAGGATATCATCGGCGAGATTAAAAGCTTCGGTTACAGGGGTAGAAGGGGAAACTGCAGTTAATAATTTGTCATTTGGAATGACAATTAAAGTGTCGACATTTTCCCTTAAAGATGCAATTCCTTCTTGTGCTTGAACAGCTCTTCTTCGGCCCTCAAAAGAGAAGGGTGTTGTCACAATACCAACGGTCAAAATTCCCATTGACTTTGCCACACCAGCGATCACAGGGGCCCCACCAGTACCTGTTCCTCCACCCATCCCAGCCTGCATGCATGCACATAATCAAAATTCAACCTCGCATCAGCTAAATGTTAGGGAAAACAAACAATAAGCACATCTCTTTCAGGTCAAAATAAATTGAATTGGTTTCTATTATGATCCGATTTGTTTTAACCTAAGATAATTACTCCCTTTTCCTtacaaaaattgtagctttagaATAGATACATAGTTAGATGGATGTGAATCTCATATAGATGTTAAGATTCCAAATTTATCATGCTTGTATAACGTTGCATCATTTCAAGCATCAAATGGCATTGTTAATCATTATTATCTCACAGCTTTTAGCAAGTAGCATTTGAAATTAAATCTACAAatataacaaaagtaaaaaaCTTACAGTCACGAAAACCATATCTGAACCATAAACAGCTTCTTCAATGGATTCTCTACTTTCTTTAGCAGCATTCATACCAACATCAGGATTACCACCAGCACCAAGTCCACGAGTCAACTCTTCACCAATCTGCAACCGTTGCTCAGGGAAAACAGGTGACATTCTCATGGCTTGAACATCAGTATTCACAATCCAAAACTCAACACCCTTCATTTCACTTTCAATCATACGATTAACTGCATTTGAtccaccaccaccaacaccaaTTACTTTAATCTTAGCCTCGTTGTAATTACCTGGACTTGTTGAATCTCTCAAAATCTCAGTAACGTTTCCACCCAAACTGCTATCTTTAATCACTGTGTTGTTTCCCTCGCCTCTAAGCATGGAAACCTCTGGATGCAGATTCAGAAACTGATCTTTGTTGTTGAATTGATTGATATTGTGAGAGTTCGCCAAACATCTAATTTGGGGGACATGAGCGATCTTGTGGGAAGTAGTTGGAAACGCATGTTTGTCTTCAATCATCTTCAAGGAACTTGCTCTCCCTCCAAAAACAGTTAGTACCCCCATTGAGTTTCGAG encodes:
- the LOC111882584 gene encoding cell division protein FtsZ homolog 2-2, chloroplastic isoform X1, with the protein product MTTCIPPSLIPLEARNSMGVLTVFGGRASSLKMIEDKHAFPTTSHKIAHVPQIRCLANSHNINQFNNKDQFLNLHPEVSMLRGEGNNTVIKDSSLGGNVTEILRDSTSPGNYNEAKIKVIGVGGGGSNAVNRMIESEMKGVEFWIVNTDVQAMRMSPVFPEQRLQIGEELTRGLGAGGNPDVGMNAAKESRESIEEAVYGSDMVFVTAGMGGGTGTGGAPVIAGVAKSMGILTVGIVTTPFSFEGRRRAVQAQEGIASLRENVDTLIVIPNDKLLTAVSPSTPVTEAFNLADDILRQGVRGISDIITIPGLVNVDFADVRAIMANAGSSLMGIGTATGKTRARDAALNAIQSPLLDIGIERATGIVWNITGGSDLTLFEVNAAAEVIYDLVDPSANLIFGAVIDPSISGQVSITLIATGFKRQEESDGRTLQQHGGQADVAGMNRRSPAFTEGGSVEIPEFLRKKGRSRYPRA
- the LOC111882584 gene encoding cell division protein FtsZ homolog 2-1, chloroplastic isoform X2 codes for the protein MTTCIPPSLIPLEARNSMGVLTVFGGRASSLKMIEDKHAFPTTSHKIAHVPQIRCLANSHNINQFNNKDQFLNLHPEVSMLRGEGNNTVIKDSSLGGNVTEILRDSTSPGNYNEAKIKVIGVGGGGSNAVNRMIESEMKGVEFWIVNTDVQAMRMSPVFPEQRLQIGEELTRGLGAGGNPDVGMNAAKESRESIEEAVYGSDMVFVTAGMGGGTGTGGAPVIAGVAKSMGILTVGIVTTPFSFEGRRRAVQAQEGIASLRENVDTLIVIPNDKLLTAVSPSTPVTEAFNLADDILRQGVRGISDIITIPGLVNVDFADVRAIMANAGSSLMGIGTATGKTRARDAALNAIQSPLLDIGIERATGIVWNITGGSDLTLFEVNAAAEVIYDLVDPSANLIFGAVIDPSISGQVSITLIATGFKRQEESDGRTLQHGGQADVAGMNRRSPAFTEGGSVEIPEFLRKKGRSRYPRA
- the LOC111882584 gene encoding cell division protein FtsZ homolog 2-1, chloroplastic isoform X3 codes for the protein MTTCIPPSLIPLEARNSMGVLTVFGGRASSLKMIEDKHAFPTTSHKIAHVPQIRCLANSHNINQFNNKDQFLNLHPEVSMLRGEGNNTVIKDSSLGGNVTEILRDSTSPGNYNEAKIKVIGVGGGGSNAVNRMIESEMKGVEFWIVNTDVQAMRMSPVFPEQRLQIGEELTRGLGAGGNPDVGMNAAKESRESIEEAVYGSDMVFVTAGMGGGTGTGGAPVIAGVAKSMGILTVGIVTTPFSFEGRRRAVQAQEGIASLRENVDTLIVIPNDKLLTAVSPSTPVTEAFNLADDILRQGVRGISDIITIPGLVNVDFADVRAIMANAGSSLMGIGTATGKTRARDAALNAIQSPLLDIGIERATGIVWNITGGSDLTLFEVNAAAEVIYDLVDPSANLIFGAVIDPSISGQVSITLIATGFKRQEESDGRTLQK